The Mycolicibacterium flavescens genome has a segment encoding these proteins:
- the ppsA_2 gene encoding polyketide synthase family protein, producing MTDTAPSEDSARPDAVAIIGIGCRVAGAIGTPEQFWTFLLDGGSDVREVPPERWEPYLQRDPRNAAVLKDVTRWGTFLDDLAGFDAEFFGVSPREAELMDPQQRLALEVSWEALEHAGVPPKSLAGSDTAVLMGVNSDDYGKLIMEDLPGIEAWTGIGTSLCGIANRVSHLLDLRGPSVALDAACAASLVAVHQACQMLNAGETSLALAGGVSALIGPGLTRVLDVAGATAPDGRCKTFDASADGYGRGEGAGVVVLKRLADALRDGDHVYAVVRGGAVAQDGRTVGIMSPNGDAQADMFRRACHFAGIAPASVGFVEAHGTGTPSGDPTEVGALASVYGAGRPADAPCRIGSVKPNVGHLEGGAGVVGLIKAALALHHRTIPPTAGVTSLTPAVDWANSGLRVPTRVEPWDGADGAPRRAAVCSYGYGGTIAHVLLEEAPAAEPSAHHPPAQQLPAIIPVSARNVARLRTQAGALADHLRYHRAPIDEVAATLWTRRSHEPARAAVVADDTDGAAAALTALAEDIPDPSVVTGTVLPAAVDGAVWVFSGHGSHWAGMGGELLTAAPEFAAVIDAIDPVFTVELGFSARQALTTGELGGTDQVQALTFAMQAGLAAMLRARGVTPAAVIGHSVGEVAACVTAGVFDLTVGAAVACYRARGFRSVMGKGAMALVRLPFAEAERRLAGRTDVVAAISASLESTVISGTIEAVDGVCREWTEQGFMVRRVNTDVAFHSPAMDALTGELGRLTASLPPSRTPEIPLYTTALADPRSAAPRDQHYWVANLRDRVRFAEAVSAAIEDEHRLFLEVSAHPVVAHSIVETLTTAGTDQHAVVPLLRRDRPLMHSVATAVAALHCHGAPVQHQLSSAPWVADLPVTQWHHRHFWRTPTPPPGGRGVHDVDTHTLLGGRIEVTGAVASKMWQTRVDLDSRPYPGDHPVKGTEIVPAAVIVNTFLGVSNELDTRCDRAGRDLVDVRLRTPVAPGRARDVQVVLQDHGLTLATRLVDDDEDTVDGGWLTHSSAVVAADDDIEDLLGEVLDESSVRDGCRDPLPSNHVVDTLATLGVAAMGFDWEILELHGGDGELLAKVAARGDRTTPDTWAPLLDAATSAASTVFDGPPRLRMPAHIDRVQVHGRPPAVALLHVRRRPGTTTTDVLLAEESGKVLASLTGMSFEELENPSGSDLSRMLHRLSWHPVPWQADSRPGAVVIVGGDTAIREFVTRDLSAAEVPHALYGDAAEISSAAESFDRDTVVLVLPSTHDTPEQSVAVVTQTLRGLLDHGAKARMWVLTQGVYEGANVAHAPLWGLARVAAAEHPKTFGGVIDVATAELPVGVLSSVQGHPVVAFRDGAAQSARLSAAGRGTGAPMQCSAGGTYVITGGTGALGLQMAQRLADIGARRLVLLSRSGMPDRSQWQPDSELVHTVTALEERGVSVRVVALDIAAAGAADALRAVLRELPPVRGVIHAAGVEAGALLVNTTPEDFTAAMRPKVDGTLTLHEVFPPEQLDWLVLFSSCGYLAGFPGQGAYACANSFLDGMARHRRALGDRTVSVAWTAWRGLGMGSTSGFVAAQLDALGMDTIGADEAMRALDLAMRHDDPNVVVLPLLPAAASVPMLADVAPTELDAPGGDDAPEVSLVDADPERVAQVVTAAVAAQLGVAEADVDTGLPLVEVGVDSIMTVGLLKQLEKQTGLSLPPTLLWEYPTAAAVSERLVELLGAPEGAETVEVS from the coding sequence GTGACCGATACCGCACCATCCGAGGATTCCGCACGCCCCGACGCGGTCGCGATCATCGGGATCGGTTGCCGCGTTGCCGGTGCGATCGGCACCCCGGAACAGTTCTGGACCTTCCTGCTCGACGGCGGCAGCGACGTCCGCGAGGTTCCGCCGGAGCGTTGGGAGCCATACCTTCAGCGCGATCCCCGCAACGCGGCGGTGCTCAAGGATGTCACCCGGTGGGGAACGTTCCTCGACGACCTGGCCGGGTTCGACGCCGAGTTCTTCGGGGTCTCACCGCGCGAGGCCGAGCTGATGGACCCCCAGCAGCGGTTGGCGCTCGAGGTGAGCTGGGAGGCCCTCGAGCACGCCGGCGTTCCGCCGAAGTCGTTGGCGGGCAGCGACACCGCGGTGCTGATGGGCGTCAACTCCGACGACTACGGCAAGCTGATCATGGAAGACCTGCCGGGCATCGAAGCCTGGACCGGCATCGGAACGTCGCTGTGCGGCATCGCCAACCGCGTCTCACACCTGCTCGACCTGCGCGGCCCCAGCGTCGCCCTCGACGCGGCGTGCGCGGCCTCGCTGGTCGCGGTGCACCAGGCGTGCCAGATGCTCAATGCCGGTGAGACGTCGCTGGCGCTGGCTGGCGGGGTCAGCGCGTTGATCGGACCGGGTCTGACCCGGGTGCTCGACGTGGCAGGCGCGACCGCGCCCGACGGCAGGTGCAAGACCTTCGATGCCTCGGCCGACGGCTACGGGCGCGGCGAAGGTGCGGGCGTGGTGGTGCTCAAGCGCCTCGCCGACGCGCTGCGCGACGGCGACCACGTGTACGCGGTCGTGCGAGGCGGCGCGGTGGCGCAGGACGGGCGCACCGTCGGCATCATGTCGCCCAACGGCGACGCGCAGGCCGACATGTTCCGGCGCGCATGCCATTTCGCCGGCATCGCGCCCGCGAGCGTCGGCTTCGTCGAGGCGCACGGTACCGGCACCCCCTCCGGTGACCCCACCGAGGTCGGTGCGCTCGCGTCGGTCTACGGGGCGGGCCGCCCCGCCGATGCGCCGTGCCGGATCGGGTCGGTGAAGCCCAACGTCGGCCACCTCGAAGGCGGCGCCGGAGTGGTGGGACTCATCAAGGCGGCGCTGGCGTTGCACCATCGGACCATCCCCCCGACGGCGGGTGTCACCTCACTGACTCCGGCCGTCGACTGGGCCAACAGCGGCCTGCGGGTGCCGACGCGCGTCGAGCCCTGGGACGGCGCCGACGGTGCGCCGCGGCGGGCCGCGGTGTGCAGTTACGGCTACGGCGGAACGATCGCCCACGTGCTCCTCGAGGAGGCGCCTGCCGCCGAACCGTCCGCGCACCACCCTCCGGCGCAACAGCTTCCGGCGATCATTCCCGTCTCGGCGCGCAACGTCGCCCGATTGCGCACCCAGGCGGGTGCACTCGCCGATCACCTGCGATACCACCGCGCACCGATCGACGAAGTCGCGGCCACGCTGTGGACACGGCGTTCACACGAACCGGCCAGGGCCGCCGTGGTGGCCGACGACACCGACGGTGCGGCGGCCGCGTTGACCGCACTGGCCGAAGACATCCCCGACCCGTCCGTGGTGACCGGTACGGTGCTGCCCGCCGCGGTCGACGGCGCGGTCTGGGTGTTCTCGGGTCACGGCTCACATTGGGCCGGTATGGGTGGCGAACTGCTCACGGCGGCACCGGAATTCGCCGCGGTGATCGACGCGATCGATCCGGTGTTCACCGTGGAGCTGGGGTTCTCGGCGCGCCAGGCGCTGACCACGGGAGAGCTCGGCGGCACCGACCAGGTGCAGGCGCTGACGTTCGCGATGCAGGCGGGTCTGGCCGCGATGCTGCGTGCGCGCGGCGTCACCCCGGCGGCGGTCATCGGACACTCGGTCGGCGAGGTCGCGGCCTGTGTCACCGCAGGGGTTTTCGACCTCACCGTCGGTGCCGCGGTGGCGTGCTACCGCGCCCGCGGCTTCCGGTCGGTGATGGGCAAGGGCGCGATGGCGCTCGTGCGGCTCCCGTTCGCCGAAGCCGAGCGGCGGTTGGCCGGGCGGACCGACGTGGTGGCGGCGATCAGCGCGTCGCTGGAGTCGACCGTGATATCCGGCACGATCGAGGCGGTCGACGGTGTCTGCCGAGAGTGGACCGAGCAAGGCTTCATGGTGCGTCGCGTCAACACCGACGTCGCGTTTCACAGCCCCGCCATGGATGCGCTGACCGGCGAGCTCGGTCGACTCACGGCTTCACTCCCGCCGTCACGCACCCCCGAGATTCCGCTCTACACAACGGCGTTGGCCGATCCCCGCTCGGCGGCGCCACGCGATCAGCATTACTGGGTGGCCAACCTGCGCGACCGGGTGCGGTTCGCGGAAGCCGTTTCGGCGGCTATCGAGGACGAGCATCGGCTGTTCCTCGAGGTCTCGGCGCACCCGGTGGTGGCGCACTCGATCGTCGAGACGCTCACGACGGCCGGTACCGACCAGCACGCCGTCGTCCCGCTGTTGCGTCGTGATCGCCCCCTGATGCATTCGGTGGCAACGGCGGTCGCCGCGCTGCACTGCCATGGTGCACCGGTGCAGCACCAGCTGTCATCGGCACCGTGGGTGGCAGATCTCCCGGTGACGCAGTGGCACCACCGCCACTTCTGGCGCACTCCCACCCCTCCGCCCGGCGGCCGGGGTGTGCACGACGTCGACACCCACACCCTGCTCGGGGGCCGGATCGAGGTGACCGGCGCGGTCGCCTCCAAGATGTGGCAGACCCGCGTGGATCTCGACTCCCGTCCGTATCCGGGCGACCACCCGGTGAAGGGCACCGAAATCGTGCCCGCCGCCGTCATCGTCAACACCTTCCTCGGCGTGTCCAACGAGCTGGACACGCGCTGCGACCGTGCGGGCAGGGACCTCGTCGACGTCCGGCTGCGCACCCCGGTGGCGCCCGGACGCGCCCGCGACGTGCAGGTGGTCCTGCAGGACCACGGGCTGACCTTGGCCACCCGCCTCGTCGACGACGACGAGGACACCGTCGACGGCGGCTGGTTGACCCACAGCAGCGCGGTGGTCGCAGCCGACGACGACATCGAAGACCTCCTCGGGGAGGTGCTCGACGAGTCGTCCGTGCGCGACGGCTGCCGTGATCCACTGCCCTCGAACCACGTCGTGGACACGCTGGCAACGCTGGGTGTGGCCGCGATGGGATTCGACTGGGAGATCCTCGAACTGCACGGCGGCGACGGCGAACTGCTCGCCAAGGTCGCCGCGCGCGGGGACCGTACGACGCCGGACACCTGGGCCCCGCTGCTGGACGCGGCGACCTCGGCGGCCTCCACGGTGTTCGACGGGCCACCGCGACTGCGGATGCCCGCCCACATCGACCGCGTGCAGGTGCACGGCCGACCGCCGGCGGTGGCGCTGCTGCACGTTCGGCGCAGGCCCGGAACCACCACGACCGACGTCTTGCTCGCCGAAGAGTCCGGCAAGGTCCTCGCCTCGCTGACGGGTATGTCGTTCGAAGAGCTCGAAAACCCTTCCGGCAGCGATCTTTCCCGGATGCTGCACCGGCTCTCGTGGCATCCGGTGCCGTGGCAGGCCGACAGCCGGCCCGGGGCGGTCGTGATCGTCGGCGGAGACACCGCCATCCGCGAGTTCGTGACGCGGGACCTCTCGGCTGCCGAGGTGCCGCATGCGCTTTACGGCGATGCGGCCGAGATTTCCTCTGCGGCTGAGTCGTTCGACCGTGACACCGTCGTGCTAGTGCTCCCGAGCACGCACGACACACCTGAACAGTCGGTCGCGGTGGTGACGCAGACGCTGCGCGGACTGCTCGACCACGGCGCCAAGGCGCGGATGTGGGTGCTCACGCAGGGCGTGTACGAGGGCGCGAACGTGGCGCACGCACCGCTGTGGGGGTTGGCAAGGGTCGCCGCCGCCGAACACCCGAAGACCTTCGGCGGCGTGATCGACGTGGCCACAGCCGAACTGCCGGTCGGGGTCCTCTCATCGGTGCAGGGCCATCCGGTCGTGGCCTTCCGCGACGGTGCCGCCCAATCGGCTCGGCTGTCCGCGGCGGGGCGGGGGACCGGAGCGCCGATGCAATGCTCGGCAGGCGGCACCTATGTCATCACCGGCGGCACCGGTGCGCTCGGCTTGCAAATGGCGCAGCGGCTTGCCGACATCGGCGCACGGCGATTGGTGTTGCTCTCCCGCAGCGGCATGCCCGATCGTTCGCAGTGGCAACCGGATTCGGAGCTGGTCCACACGGTCACCGCACTCGAGGAGCGCGGTGTGTCCGTGCGCGTGGTGGCGTTGGACATCGCCGCGGCAGGGGCGGCCGACGCGTTGCGCGCCGTGCTGCGCGAACTGCCTCCGGTGCGCGGGGTGATCCACGCCGCCGGTGTCGAAGCGGGTGCGCTGTTGGTCAACACGACGCCCGAGGACTTCACCGCGGCGATGCGTCCCAAGGTCGACGGGACGCTGACCCTTCACGAGGTCTTCCCACCCGAACAGTTGGACTGGCTGGTGCTGTTCTCGTCGTGCGGCTACCTCGCCGGCTTCCCCGGCCAGGGCGCCTACGCATGCGCGAACTCGTTCCTCGACGGAATGGCGCGCCACCGGCGGGCGCTCGGTGACCGCACCGTCAGCGTCGCCTGGACCGCGTGGCGCGGCCTGGGCATGGGCTCGACGTCCGGGTTCGTCGCGGCGCAACTGGACGCGCTGGGCATGGACACCATCGGGGCGGACGAAGCGATGCGGGCACTCGACCTGGCGATGCGCCACGACGATCCGAACGTTGTTGTGCTGCCGCTACTTCCGGCGGCAGCGTCGGTGCCGATGCTGGCCGACGTGGCGCCCACCGAACTCGATGCCCCGGGAGGCGACGATGCACCGGAGGTGAGCCTGGTGGACGCCGACCCCGAACGCGTCGCCCAGGTCGTCACCGCCGCGGTGGCCGCACAGTTGGGCGTGGCCGAGGCCGACGTCGACACCGGTTTGCCGCTGGTGGAGGTCGGCGTGGACTCGATCATGACGGTCGGGCTGCTCAAGCAGCTGGAGAAGCAGACCGGGTTGTCGTTACCACCGACACTGCTGTGGGAGTACCCGACGGCGGCGGCGGTCTCCGAACGCCTCGTCGAGCTGCTCGGCGCACCGGAGGGTGCGGAGACGGTCGAGGTGTCCTGA
- a CDS encoding Conserved membrane protein of uncharacterised function, translating into MSDKFDRTPVADLAEWDAAYVLGALSPQDRRAYEDYLAANPARAAEVAGLAEMPAMLAALSREEAAALIDADEGSAVEQSADVASLAQAAAKRQRRSRRTMLAATVAVAAALAVLGGVVGATVFPRTSSVQTVAMEPMQPGQRQGLTAQLAVTEKKWGTELNWACEYTKDWARDVDSYDIVVTTRDGVQTAVGSWRPAGDEATGLSAATSIPTAEIRSIDIRVSGSDEPLAVRTL; encoded by the coding sequence ATGAGCGACAAGTTCGACCGGACACCCGTCGCCGACCTCGCCGAATGGGATGCGGCCTACGTGCTCGGCGCGCTGAGCCCGCAGGACCGTCGCGCCTACGAGGACTACCTCGCCGCGAACCCGGCGCGTGCCGCCGAGGTGGCCGGCCTGGCCGAGATGCCCGCGATGCTGGCCGCGCTCAGCCGGGAGGAGGCCGCGGCGCTGATCGATGCGGACGAGGGGTCCGCTGTCGAGCAGTCCGCCGATGTCGCCTCGCTGGCGCAGGCCGCGGCCAAGCGTCAGCGGCGGTCACGCCGCACGATGCTCGCGGCGACGGTCGCGGTCGCGGCCGCGCTGGCGGTCCTCGGCGGTGTCGTGGGCGCCACGGTCTTCCCCCGCACATCGTCGGTGCAGACAGTGGCGATGGAGCCGATGCAGCCCGGCCAGCGCCAGGGCCTGACCGCACAGCTGGCGGTCACCGAGAAGAAGTGGGGCACCGAGCTCAACTGGGCCTGCGAGTACACCAAGGACTGGGCCCGCGACGTCGACAGCTACGACATTGTGGTGACGACGCGCGATGGCGTCCAGACGGCCGTGGGTTCGTGGCGTCCGGCCGGAGACGAGGCGACCGGGCTGTCGGCGGCGACCAGCATCCCGACCGCGGAGATCCGCAGCATCGACATCCGGGTGTCGGGCAGCGACGAACCGCTGGCCGTCCGCACCTTGTGA
- the hemN gene encoding putative oxygen-independent coproporphyrinogen III oxidase — MVRTVAAENRARVLPPMTPAQGRPFGIYIHVPFCATRCGYCDFNTYTPGELGGANPDGWLAALRIELAQAAAHLGRIPEVDSVFVGGGTPSLLGGPGLAAVLDAVRAHFPLAPGAEVTTEANPESTSPLLFDQLLAAGYTRVSLGMQSAAAHVLAALDRKHSPGRALAAAREARAAGFGHVNLDLIYGTPGESDDDLLCSVDTVVEAGVDHVSAYALVIEDGTAMARRVRRGELVPTDDDVLARRYELLDARLAEAGFAWYEVSNWSRPGGECQHNIGYWNGGQWWGAGPGAHGFVDAVRWWNVKHPNAYAQTLTDGRLPVVDFEHLDAGTLHLEDVMLRVRLRDGLPTSVLSADERERAAVAIADGLLSRVDDRLVLTDRGRLLADAVVRDLLD; from the coding sequence ATGGTCCGAACCGTAGCTGCCGAGAACCGTGCGCGGGTGCTGCCGCCGATGACCCCTGCGCAGGGGCGGCCGTTCGGCATCTACATCCACGTGCCGTTCTGCGCGACCCGCTGCGGCTACTGCGACTTCAACACCTACACGCCCGGCGAGCTGGGCGGCGCCAACCCGGACGGGTGGCTTGCGGCGCTGCGGATCGAGTTGGCGCAGGCGGCGGCGCATCTGGGCCGTATCCCCGAGGTCGACAGCGTGTTCGTCGGCGGGGGCACACCGTCGCTGCTGGGCGGGCCCGGGCTGGCCGCGGTTCTCGACGCCGTGCGGGCGCACTTCCCGCTGGCGCCGGGTGCCGAGGTCACCACGGAAGCCAACCCGGAGTCGACGTCTCCGCTGCTGTTCGACCAGCTGTTGGCGGCCGGGTACACCCGGGTCTCGCTGGGCATGCAGTCGGCGGCTGCCCATGTGTTGGCGGCTCTCGACCGGAAACATTCGCCGGGCCGGGCGCTCGCCGCGGCGCGGGAGGCCCGTGCGGCCGGGTTCGGCCACGTCAACCTCGACCTGATCTACGGCACGCCGGGGGAGTCCGACGACGACCTGCTGTGCTCGGTCGACACCGTCGTCGAGGCCGGCGTCGACCATGTCTCGGCCTACGCGCTGGTCATCGAGGACGGCACGGCGATGGCCCGGCGGGTGCGCCGCGGCGAGCTCGTGCCGACCGATGACGACGTGCTGGCCCGCCGCTACGAGCTGCTCGACGCGCGCCTGGCGGAGGCCGGCTTCGCCTGGTACGAGGTCTCGAACTGGAGCAGACCGGGCGGAGAGTGCCAACACAACATCGGCTACTGGAACGGCGGCCAGTGGTGGGGCGCGGGACCGGGTGCGCACGGGTTCGTCGACGCGGTGCGCTGGTGGAACGTCAAGCATCCGAACGCGTACGCCCAAACGTTGACCGATGGTCGCCTGCCGGTGGTCGACTTCGAGCACCTCGACGCCGGCACCCTGCATCTCGAGGACGTGATGCTGCGGGTGCGGTTGCGTGACGGGCTCCCGACGAGCGTGCTGAGTGCGGACGAGCGGGAGCGCGCCGCCGTCGCGATCGCCGACGGGCTGTTGAGCCGGGTTGACGACCGTCTGGTGCTCACCGACCGCGGCAGGCTGCTGGCCGACGCGGTGGTCCGCGACCTGCTGGACTGA
- the sir gene encoding sulfite reductase subunit beta (hemoprotein) translates to MTTAESKPKPAKKPRAEGQWAHGYREPLNANEQFKKDDDALNVRARIIDIYSKTGFDGIDKQDLRGRFRWMGLYTQREQGYDGTWTGDENADLLEAKYFMMRVRCDGKALSAAALRTLGQISIDFARDTADISDRMNLQYHWLEVENVPEIWERLAAHGLQTTEACGDCPRGMLGSPLAGESLEEVLDPTPALDEIVRRYIGNPEYSNLPRKYKTAISGLQDVAHEVNDISFIGVNHPEHGPGLDLWVGGGLSTNPMLAQRLGAWVPLDEVADVWEAVTAVFRDYGYRRLRSKARLKFLIKDWGIEKFREILEQEYLGRKLIDGPAPEPVKHPIDHVGIQKLKNGRNAVGVAPIAGRVSGTILTKVADLAEAAGSDRIRFTPYQKLIILDVPDDKLAELTAGLEALGLPPEPSHWRKNLMACTGIEFCKLSFTETRTRAQVLVPELEKRLEDINAQLDVPITVNINGCPNSCARIQVADIGFKGQMVDDGDGNSVEGFQVHLGGSLGLDSGFGRKLRQHKVLSSELGDYIDRVVRNFVKQREQGERFATWAIRADEADLK, encoded by the coding sequence ATGACCACAGCGGAATCCAAGCCGAAACCCGCAAAGAAGCCCCGCGCCGAGGGCCAGTGGGCCCACGGTTACCGCGAGCCGCTCAACGCCAACGAGCAGTTCAAGAAGGACGATGACGCACTCAATGTGCGCGCCCGCATCATCGACATCTACTCCAAGACCGGTTTCGACGGGATCGACAAGCAGGACCTGCGCGGCCGGTTCCGCTGGATGGGCCTGTACACCCAGCGTGAGCAGGGCTACGACGGCACCTGGACCGGTGACGAGAACGCCGACCTGCTCGAGGCCAAGTACTTCATGATGCGGGTGCGCTGCGACGGCAAGGCGCTGTCGGCGGCCGCACTGCGCACGCTGGGCCAGATCTCCATCGACTTCGCCCGCGACACCGCCGACATCTCCGACCGGATGAACCTGCAGTACCACTGGCTCGAGGTCGAGAACGTGCCCGAGATCTGGGAGCGGCTGGCCGCTCACGGTCTGCAGACCACCGAGGCGTGCGGTGACTGCCCCCGCGGAATGCTGGGCTCGCCGCTGGCCGGCGAATCGCTGGAGGAAGTGCTCGATCCGACGCCGGCCCTGGACGAGATCGTGCGGCGCTACATCGGCAACCCCGAGTACTCCAACCTGCCGCGCAAGTACAAGACCGCGATCTCCGGTCTGCAGGACGTCGCCCACGAGGTCAACGACATCTCCTTCATCGGGGTGAACCACCCCGAACACGGCCCCGGGCTTGATCTGTGGGTGGGTGGCGGTCTGTCAACCAACCCGATGCTGGCGCAGCGGCTCGGGGCGTGGGTTCCGCTTGACGAGGTGGCCGACGTGTGGGAGGCGGTCACTGCGGTTTTCCGCGACTACGGGTATCGGCGGCTGCGGTCCAAGGCCCGGCTCAAGTTCCTGATCAAGGACTGGGGTATAGAAAAGTTCCGTGAAATTCTCGAACAGGAGTACCTGGGTCGCAAGCTGATCGACGGGCCCGCACCCGAACCGGTCAAGCATCCAATCGACCATGTTGGCATCCAGAAACTGAAGAACGGACGCAACGCCGTCGGCGTCGCACCGATCGCGGGCCGGGTCTCCGGCACCATCCTGACCAAGGTGGCCGATCTCGCCGAGGCGGCGGGGTCGGACCGCATCCGGTTCACCCCTTACCAGAAGCTGATCATCCTCGATGTGCCCGACGACAAGCTCGCCGAGCTGACCGCGGGCCTCGAGGCGCTCGGGCTGCCGCCGGAGCCGTCGCACTGGCGCAAGAACCTGATGGCCTGCACGGGTATCGAGTTCTGCAAGTTGTCGTTCACCGAGACGCGGACCCGCGCGCAGGTGCTGGTTCCGGAGTTGGAGAAGCGGCTCGAGGACATCAACGCGCAGCTCGATGTGCCGATCACCGTGAATATCAACGGCTGCCCGAACTCGTGCGCGCGCATCCAGGTCGCCGACATCGGGTTCAAGGGCCAGATGGTCGACGACGGTGACGGCAACTCGGTCGAGGGTTTCCAGGTGCACCTGGGCGGCAGCCTCGGTCTGGACAGCGGTTTCGGCCGCAAGCTGCGCCAGCACAAGGTGCTGTCCAGTGAGCTCGGCGACTACATCGACCGGGTCGTTCGCAACTTCGTGAAACAAAGGGAGCAGGGCGAGCGTTTCGCAACGTGGGCGATACGAGCGGACGAGGCGGACTTGAAGTGA
- the cysH gene encoding thioredoxin-dependent phosophoadenylyl-sulfate reductase, translated as MTDLTTDTDLQGLAERGAAELEGASAHDLLRWTDENFGGNYVVASNMQDAVLIDLAAEVRPGVDILFLDTGYHFVETIGTRDAVEAVYDVNIVNVTAEKSVAEQDELFGKDLFAREPNECCRMRKVEPLSAALRGYSAWVTGIRRVEAPTRANAPFISWDKAFGLVKINPLAAWTDEDMQNYIDTNGVLVNPLVYEGYPSIGCAPCTAKPVEGADPRSGRWAGTGKIECGLHAS; from the coding sequence GTGACCGATTTGACCACGGATACCGATCTGCAGGGGCTCGCCGAGCGCGGCGCGGCCGAACTCGAGGGCGCGAGCGCGCATGACCTGCTGCGCTGGACCGACGAGAACTTCGGTGGCAATTACGTGGTCGCCTCGAACATGCAGGACGCCGTGCTCATAGATCTCGCTGCAGAGGTGCGGCCCGGCGTGGACATCCTCTTCCTCGACACGGGGTACCACTTCGTCGAGACCATCGGCACCCGCGACGCCGTCGAGGCGGTCTACGACGTCAACATCGTCAACGTCACCGCCGAGAAGAGCGTGGCCGAGCAGGACGAGTTGTTCGGTAAGGACCTGTTCGCGCGGGAGCCCAACGAGTGCTGCCGTATGCGCAAGGTCGAGCCGCTCTCGGCGGCGCTGCGCGGCTACTCGGCCTGGGTGACCGGCATCCGCCGCGTCGAGGCGCCTACGCGCGCCAACGCGCCGTTCATCAGCTGGGACAAGGCTTTCGGGCTGGTGAAGATCAATCCGTTGGCGGCCTGGACCGACGAGGACATGCAGAACTACATCGACACCAACGGTGTGCTCGTCAATCCGCTCGTCTACGAGGGCTATCCGTCGATCGGCTGCGCACCGTGCACGGCCAAGCCCGTCGAAGGCGCCGATCCGCGCAGCGGCCGCTGGGCAGGCACCGGCAAGATCGAATGCGGGCTGCACGCATCGTGA
- the cbiX gene encoding cobalamin (vitamin B12) biosynthesis CbiX protein — protein sequence MTLVLTAHGSADPRSAAVTHAVAGRIRRLRPWLDVRPAFLEQNGPSLLDTLSGLHAPAVVVPFLLASAFHARIDIPTVIEESRAVVDRAEVLGEDPALLSVLRQRLAELGVSPDDDGLGVLIVAVGSSHPAANARTATVAESLRSGTRWAGAEVAFATGPYASVAETAERLRARGARRLVIAPWFLAHGRITDRVAEYAGAQGIAMAEPLGSHNLVAATVMDRYDAITATGTVAA from the coding sequence GTGACCCTCGTGCTGACCGCGCACGGCAGCGCCGACCCACGCTCGGCGGCGGTGACGCATGCGGTGGCAGGCCGGATCCGGCGCCTGCGTCCGTGGCTCGACGTGCGTCCGGCGTTCCTGGAACAGAACGGCCCCAGCCTGCTCGACACCCTGAGCGGTCTGCACGCCCCGGCCGTGGTCGTACCGTTCCTTTTGGCCAGTGCCTTCCACGCACGCATCGACATCCCCACGGTGATCGAGGAATCGCGCGCGGTGGTCGATCGGGCCGAGGTGCTCGGCGAGGACCCGGCGCTGTTGAGCGTGCTGCGGCAGCGGCTGGCCGAGCTCGGGGTCTCCCCCGACGACGACGGCCTTGGCGTCCTCATCGTCGCGGTCGGCTCGTCGCATCCCGCCGCGAACGCCAGGACCGCCACGGTCGCTGAGTCTCTGCGCTCCGGAACGCGCTGGGCGGGAGCCGAAGTCGCGTTCGCCACCGGACCGTACGCGAGTGTCGCCGAAACCGCCGAGCGCCTGCGTGCCCGCGGGGCCCGACGCCTGGTCATCGCTCCGTGGTTTTTGGCGCACGGCCGGATCACCGATCGCGTCGCCGAATACGCTGGGGCTCAAGGTATTGCGATGGCCGAACCGCTCGGGTCGCACAACCTCGTCGCGGCGACGGTGATGGACCGGTACGACGCGATCACCGCCACCGGGACCGTCGCTGCGTAG
- the sigK_2 gene encoding sigma-70 family RNA polymerase sigma factor produces MTPDPAHAELLRAIHDEHSQALLRYVLRLTRGDTPFAEDVVQEALLRLWRKPEILQQPGDAARAWLFTVARNLVIDDRRSARFSRELQTDDLPERPSLDAIGPAVDKWVLAEALKSLSADHRTAIVRAYYFGQTVADIAAHERIAPGTVKSRLHYGLRALRMALQERGVVQ; encoded by the coding sequence ATGACTCCCGACCCCGCGCACGCCGAGTTGCTGCGCGCGATCCACGACGAGCACAGCCAGGCGCTGCTGCGATACGTGCTGCGGCTGACCCGCGGCGACACACCGTTCGCCGAGGACGTGGTGCAGGAAGCGCTGCTGAGGCTGTGGCGCAAACCCGAGATCCTGCAACAGCCGGGTGACGCCGCGCGGGCATGGCTGTTCACCGTCGCACGCAACCTCGTCATCGACGACCGGCGCAGCGCGCGGTTCAGCCGGGAATTGCAGACCGACGACCTGCCCGAGCGGCCGTCGCTCGACGCGATCGGTCCCGCGGTCGACAAGTGGGTGCTGGCCGAGGCGCTGAAATCGCTCAGCGCCGACCACCGCACCGCCATAGTGCGCGCCTACTATTTCGGGCAAACTGTCGCCGACATCGCCGCACACGAGCGGATCGCCCCGGGCACCGTCAAGTCCAGGCTCCATTACGGGTTGCGCGCGTTGCGGATGGCGCTGCAGGAAAGGGGGGTGGTCCAATGA